The following are encoded together in the Macadamia integrifolia cultivar HAES 741 chromosome 10, SCU_Mint_v3, whole genome shotgun sequence genome:
- the LOC122090732 gene encoding serine hydroxymethyltransferase 4-like has translation MDPVNLWGNTPLQAVDEEIFDLIEKEKRRQCRGIELIASENFTSFAVMEALGSALTNKYSEGMPGNRYYGGNEFIDEIENLCRSRALQTYRLDPAKWGVNVQPYSGSPANFAAYTALLNPHDRIMGLDLPSGGHLTHGYYTSGGKKISATSIYFESLPYKVNSTTGYIDYEKLEEKAMDFRPKLIICGGSAYPRDWDYAKFRSIADKCGALLLCDMAHISGLVAAQEAADPFEYCDVVTTTTHKSLRGPRAGMIFYRKGPKPDKKGRPEDAVYDFEDKINFSVFPSLQGGPHNHQIGALAVALKQADSPAFKAYAKQVKANAVAVGNYLMNKGYKLVTDGTVNHLVLWDLRPLGLTGNKVEKLCDLCNITVNKNAVFGDSSALAPGGVRIGTPAMTSRGLVEKDFEQIAEFLHQAVTLCLNIQKTHGKLLKDFNKGLVNNKGIEDLKAAVEKFSSSFDMPGFQVSQMKYKD, from the exons ATGGATCCCGTTAACTTATGGGGCAACACTCCTCTCCAAGCCGTGGACGAGGAAATATTCGATCTGATCGAAAAGGAGAAGCGCAGGCAATGCAGAGGAATCGAACTCATCGCCTCCGAAAATTTCACGTCCTTTGCAGTAATGGAGGCCCTTGGCAGCGCCTTGACCAATAAATACTCTGAAGGAATGCCCGGTAACCGTTATTACGGTGGCAACGAATTCATCGACGAGATTGAGAATCTCTGTCGCTCCAGAGCCCTTCAAACCTACCGTCTTGACCCTGCCAAATGGGGCGTTAATGTCCAGCCTTATTCTGGTAGCCCTGCAAACTTCGCTGCTTACACTGCTCTTCTGAATCCACATGACCGAATCATGGGTCTTGATCTGCCCTCTGGTGGGCATCTCACACATGGGTATTATACTTCTGGTGGGAAGAAGATCTCTGCAACTTCGATCTACTTTGAGAGCTTGCCTTATAAGGTGAATTCGACTACTGGGTATATTGACTATGAAAAGTTAGAGGAGAAGGCCATGGATTTTAGGCCCAAGTTGATTATTTGTGGTGGAAGTGCGTACCCCAGAGATTGGGACTATGCCAAATTCAGGTCCATTGCGGATAAATGTGGTGCTCTTTTGCTATGCGACATGGCTCACATAAGTGGTCTTGTTGCTGCCCAG GAAGCTGCTGACCCCTTTGAGTACTGTGATGTTGTCACAACCACCACTCACAAGAGCTTGAGGGGGCCTAGAGCTGGTATGATCTTCTACAGGAAGGGCCCCAAGCCAGACAAGAAGGGTCGGCCTGAAGATGCAGTTTATGACTTCGAGGACAAAATCAACTTTTCTGTTTTCCCATCCCTCCAAGGTGGTCCACACAATCATCAGATTGGTGCATTGGCTGTTGCCTTGAAGCAGGCCGATTCTCCTGCTTTCAAGGCCTATGCTAAGCAAGTCAAGGCCAATGCTGTTGCTGTTGGAAATTACCTGATGAACAAAGGATACAAGCTTGTCACTGATGGCACAGTGAACCATCTTGTTCTGTGGGACCTTAGACCTCTTGGATTGACTG GCAATAAAGTTGAGAAGCTTTGCGATCTATGTAATATTACTGTGAACAAGAATGCTGTTTTTGGGGATAGCAGTGCACTGGCGCCTGGTGGGGTCCGAATTG GTACACCTGCTATGACTTCGAGAGGCTTGGTCGAGAAAGACTTTGAGCAGATTGCTGAATTCCTCCATCAGGCTGTCACCTTATGCCTGAACATCCAGAAGACACATGGGAAGCTCTTGAAGGACTTCAACAAGGGACTGGTGAACAACAAGGGTATTGAAGACCTGAAGGCTGCTGTTGAGAAATTCTCATCCTCCTTTGACATGCCTGGCTTCCAAGTGTCTCAGATGAAGTACAAGGATTAG